The Lycium barbarum isolate Lr01 chromosome 12, ASM1917538v2, whole genome shotgun sequence genome includes a region encoding these proteins:
- the LOC132621648 gene encoding proteasome subunit beta type-1 gives MTKQQANWSPYDNNGGTCVAVAGADYCVIAADTRMSTGYNILTRDYSKIIKLADKCVMASSGFQADVRALQKVLASRHLIYQHQHNKQMSCPAMGQLLSNTLYYKRFFPYYSFNVLGGLDNEGKGCVFTYDAVGSYERVGYSSQGSGSTLIMPFLDNQLKSPSPLLLPAKDAVTPLSESEAIDLVKTCFASATERDIYTGDKLEIVVLNADGIRREEMDLRKD, from the exons ATGACGAAGCAACAAGCTAACTGGTCTCCTTATGACAACAATGGCGG AACGTGTGTGGCAGTAGCTGGAGCAGATTACTGTGTAATTGCAGCAGATACTCGCATGTCCACTGGTTACAACATTCTTACTCGTGATTACTCCAAGATCATTAAACT AGCGGATAAATGTGTGATGGCGTCTTCAGGATTTCAGGCTGATGTGAGAGCTTTGCAAAAGGTTTTGGCATCAAGGCATCTG ATCTACCAGCACCAGCACAACAAGCAGATGAGTTGTCCAGCTATGGGCCAGCTTCTTTCGAACACACTATACTACAAACGATTCTTCccctactattcattcaatgtttTAGGTGGCCTTGACAATGAAG GAAAGGGGTGTGTCTTCACATATGATGCTGTTGGATCATATGAGAGGGTTGGTTACAGCTCTCAAGGTTCTGGTTCAACTCTGATCATGCCTTTCCTGGATAATCAACTGAAGTCTCCTAGCCCTCTCTTGCTGCCTGCCAAG GATGCCGTTACTCCACTTTCTGAATCAGAAGCCATCGATTTAGTTAAGACATGCTTTGCGTCGGCAACAGAAAGGGATATATACACT GGTGACAAGCTGGAGATAGTAGTATTAAATGCTGATGGCATTCGTAGGGAAGAAATGGATCTGAGGAAAGACTGA
- the LOC132621647 gene encoding abscisic acid 8'-hydroxylase 3-like, translating into MQSKSRQKIQACGILSYGTLNLQISTKCTIVMPYKESALLLVIACPFRLTLKSEYTLSMEEILLLVSKYYDILLASILVISITLYLSKVSRRAKDAKSCIPGSLGIPFVGETFALLSATNSVKGCYDFVRLRREWYGKWFKTRIFGKIHVFVPSVEGAKTIFTNDFALFNKGYVKSMADAVGKKSLLCVPQESHKRIRRLLSDPFSMNSLSKFVQRYDNMLCERLKKAQKERKSFTVLDFNMKIILDAMCDMLMSIKDASLLEQIEGDCTTVSDAMLSFPVMIPGTRYYKGIKARRRLMEIFKAIIKNRRNGKEYHEDFLQSMLGKDSSPANQKLDDEEIMDNLLTLIIAGQTTTAAAMMWSVKFLDEHREAQHSLREEQLSILRSKPNGALLTMDDLNSMSYATKVVKETLRMSNVLLWFPRVALNDCTIEGFEIKKGWYANIDATCIHYDPTLYKEPMQFNPSRFDEMQKPYSYIPFGSGPRTCLGINMAKVTMLVFLHRLTSGYRWTVDDQDLSLARKAHIPRLRSGCPITLTALQVE; encoded by the exons ATGCAAAGCAAGTCAAGACAAAAGATCCAGGCTTGTGGCATCTTGTCCTATGGTACATTGAATCTTCAAATCTCTACCAAATGCACAATTGTTATGCCCTATAAAGAGAGTGCATTACTATTAGTGATAGCTTGTCCATTCAGGTTGACATTAAAATCCGAATATACTTTGTCAATGGAAGAGATTCTTCTCCTAGTAAGCAAATACTATGATATTCTTCTGGCTTCAATACTTGTCATAAGTATTACACTTTACTTATCAAAGGTATCAAGAAGAGCTAAAGATGCAAAAAGCTGTATACCTGGGAGTTTGGGAATACCTTTTGTGGGCGAGACCTTTGCACTTCTATCAGCAACCAACAGTGTCAAAGGTTGCTATGACTTTGTTAGACTCCGACGCGAGTG GTATGGGAAATGGTTCAAAACTAGAATTTTCGGGAAGATACATGTGTTTGTTCCAAGTGTTGAGGGTGCAAAAACGATTTTTACCAATGATTTTGCTCTTTTCAATAAGGGCTATGTGAAATCGATGGCAGATGCTGTGGGAAAGAAAAGCTTGTTATGTGTTCCTCAAGAGAGTCACAAAAGGATTAGGCGCCTCCTATCTGATCCTTTCTCTATGAATTCACTGTCAAAATTTGTCCAGAGGTATGATAACATGCTGTGTGAAAGATTGAAGAAAGCACAAAAGGAACGGAAGAGCTTCACTGTGCTTGACTTCAACATGAAG ATAATACTTGATGCAATGTGTGATATGTTGATGAGCATCAAAGATGCTTCGCTGCTAGAACAAATTGAAGGAGACTGCACTACTGTTTCTGATGCCATGCTATCATTTCCAGTCATGATTCCAGGCACCAGATACTACAAAGGAATCAAG GCACGTAGGAGGCTAATGGAGATCTTCAAGGCAATTATAAAAAATCGGCGGAATGGGAAGGAATATCATGAAGACTTCCTGCAGTCCATGTTGGGGAAGGATTCCTCTCCAGCCAATCAAAAACTTGATGATGAAGAGATCATGGATAATTTGTTAACATTGATAATTGCAGGGCAAACAACAACTGCAGCTGCAATGATGTGGAGTGTCAAGTTTTTGGATGAGCACAGAGAAGCCCAGCACAGTCTTAGA GAAGAACAACTTTCAATACTCAGAAGCAAGCCTAATGGAGCGTTACTTACCATGGATGATCTCAATAGCATGTCCTATGCCACAAAG GTTGTGAAAGAAACATTGAGGATGTCCAATGTACTGCTATGGTTCCCTCGTGTTGCACTTAATGACTGCACTATTGAAG GTTTTGAAATAAAGAAAGGGTGGTATGCCAACATAGATGCAACATGCATACACTACGATCCAACATTATACAAAGAACCTATGCAGTTCAACCCTTCAAGATTTGAT GAAATGCAAAAGCCATATAGCTACATTCCTTTTGGATCAGGACCCCGAACTTGCTTGGGAATTAACATGGCAAAAGTGACCATGTTGGTATTTTTGCACAGATTGACAAGTGGATACAG GTGGACTGTTGACGATCAAGACCTCAGCCTCGCAAGAAAAGCACATATCCCCAGATTAAGAAGTGGGTGTCCAATAACTTTGACAGCCTTGCAAGTTGAATAG
- the LOC132621649 gene encoding heavy metal-associated isoprenylated plant protein 43-like, with product MVQKTVLKVDVSCDKCKKKILKAVSGLPGVEKIEIDDAKGTLSVTGDADPYEVIVRSRKAGKFAEVISIGPLPAPPKPDGQKKPDQKPKPQPEPQPMAHMYGHIMPPVCACCQRSPHVVHMTHREEPTPQCSIL from the exons ATGGTGCAAAAGACTGTTTTGAAGGTTGATGTTTCTTGTGATAAATGCAAGAAGAAGATCCTTAAAGCAGTTTCAGGACTGCCAG GTGtggaaaaaattgaaattgaTGACGCAAAAGGGACTTTGAGTGTAACGGGTGATGCTGACCCGTACGAGGTCATTGTTAGATCAAGAAAAGCTGGCAAATTTGCTGAGGTGATCAGTATTGGGCCTCTACCAGCTCCTCCAAAACCAGATGGACAGAAAAAGCCCGACCAGAAACCCAAACCACAACCCGAGCCCCAGCCCATGGCCCATATGTATGGTCACATTATGCCCCCAGTCTGTGCTTGCTGCCAGAGATCGCCACATGTCGTTCACATGACACATAGGGAAGAACCCACCCCACAATGCTCTATTTTGTAG
- the LOC132624042 gene encoding probable methyltransferase TCM_000336, producing MDVEKVFHMTGGIGETSYSRNSSLQKKASDMVKHITLESVEEVYVATKPKSIGIADLGCSSGPNSLSNIKDILDKIETASRNTIQQSAPEFRVFLNDLPTNDFNAIFQALPEFHEWLKQKRNDQENGGTSNNIYVAAYPGSFYGRLFPDHCLHFIYASYSLHWLSRVPPGLYDEQGNSLNKNSIYISEHSPPEVSEAYFDQFQEDFSLFLNSRSDELVSGGKMVLILLGREGSNHVDRGNAFFWKILYQALSNLISKGEVEKEKLDSYEVHFYAPCKEEIEEIARENECFEVERLEMFEIEKTIGKGMSYGTMVAMTVRSIQESMVAHHFGEAIVEDLFKEYGRLVDEEMAKEEIRPITFLLVLRKQ from the exons ATGGATGTTGAGAAAGTCTTCCACATGACTGGAGGAATTGGAGAAACTAGCTATTCCAGAAATTCTTCTCTTCAG AAGAAGGCATCTGATATGGTTAAGCATATAACTCTGGAGAGCGTGGAAGAAGTTTATGTCGCAACAAAGCCCAAAAGTATAGGCATAGCTGACTTAGGTTGTTCCTCAGGACCTAATTCCTTGTCAAACATTAAAGATATTCTGGATAAAATCGAAACTGCCAGCAGGAACACAATTCAGCAATCGGCACCAGAGTTCCGAGTTTTTCTGAACGACCTTCCAACGAACGACTTCAACGCTATATTTCAGGCCTTGCCAGAATTTCATGAATGGTTAAAGCAGAAAAGAAATGATCAAGAAAATGGGGGCACttcaaataatatatatgtagctGCTTATCCTGGCTCATTTTATGGAAGACTTTTTCCAGATCATTGCTTGCACTTTATCTATGCCTCTTATAGTTTGCATTGGCTTTCCAGG GTTCCACCAGGACTGTACGATGAACAGGGCAATTCCTTGAACAAAAACAGCATATACATATCAGAACATAGTCCTCCTGAGGTTTCCGAAGCTTACTTTGACCAGTTTCAGGAGGACTTCTCATTGTTCCTCAATTCGCGGTCGGATGAGCTGGTTAGTGGAGGAAAGATGGTGCTGATTTTACTGGGAAGGGAAGGTTCTAATCATGTTGATAGAGGAAATGCCTTCTTTTGGAAGATCCTCTATCAAGCATTATCAAATTTAATTAGCAAG GGAGAAGTGGAAAAGGAAAAGCTTGATTCCTACGAGGTACATTTTTATGCACCATGCAAGGAAGAAATAGAAGAAATAGCAAGGGAAAACGAGTGTTTTGAAGTGGAGCGGCTTGAAATGTTTGAAATAGAGAAAACAATTGGAAAAGGCATGAGCTATGGTACAATGGTGGCTATGACAGTTAGGTCAATCCAAGAATCAATGGTGGCTCACCATTTTGGAGAAGCAATTGTTGAGGACTTGTTTAAAGAATATGGTAGATTGGTGGATGAAGAAATGGCGAAAGAGGAAATTAGGCCTATAACTTTCCTTCTCGTTCTTCGAAAACAATAA